One region of Trachemys scripta elegans isolate TJP31775 chromosome 8, CAS_Tse_1.0, whole genome shotgun sequence genomic DNA includes:
- the RGS16 gene encoding regulator of G-protein signaling 16, which produces MCRGLAALSTCLERAKQLKTRLGILLHKPELGHEAESFSTSEQGTKLRNSSEEVLEWKKSFDHLLKSKSGVATFHAFLKTEFSEENLEFWLACEEFKKSRSKTKLSSKAHRIFKEFVQNEAPKEVNIDHETREITRKNLTAATSSCFDAAQAKTRTLMEKDSYPRFLKSTSYQDLTEQITSHSTSKRLHT; this is translated from the exons ATGTGCCGGGGTTTAGCTGCACTTTCCACCTGCTTGGAAAG AGCCAAACAACTCAAGACTCGTTTAGGGATCCTGCTTCATAAGCCAGAGTTGGGACATGAGGCTGAGAGCTTCAGCACGTCTGAGCAGGGCACCAAACTGAG AAACTCCTCAGAGGAAGTACTAGAATGGAAGAAGTCCTTTGATCACCTGCTGAAGAGTAAAA GTGGAGTGGCTACATTCCATGCCTTCCTGAAGACAGAGTTCAGTGAGGAGAACCTTGAGTTTTGGTTGGCTTGTGAGGAGTTCAAAAAGTCCCGGTCAAAAACTAAACTGTCATCCAAGGCCCACAGGATCTTTAAGGAgtttgttcaaaatgaagcacCTAAAGAG GTGAATATTGACCATGAAACCAGAGAAATAACCCGGAAGAACCTGACAGCTGCTACTTCTTCTTGTTTCGATGCTGCACAGGCAAAAACCCGCACTTTGATGGAGAAGGATTCCTATCCCAGGTTCCTGAAATCTACCTCCTACCAGGACTTGACAGAGCAAATCACCAGCCATAGCACCAGCAAGCGGTTGCATACCTGA